CGCTGCATCGACCCGGATGCGGGCCTTGAGGCCTTGCGCCTCCATGGCGGAGACGTCGCCCTGGTGCTGATCGGCCTGCCGACCGAGCGCGCCGGCGCCCTCGACGGGGCCGGCCTCGCCCGGGCCGTCGCGACGCTCTGGCCGACCGTCCACCTCGTCGTGGCGCAGCCGCCCCCGCCCGGGGCCCGGGTGCCGGACGCGCTGCTGCCGCCGCAGGCGGTGCCGCTCGACCGAGCGCCCGACCTCCTGGGCCTCGCCGAGCAGGCGGCGCGCAGCCCGCGCCCGCCGGTGGCGTGAGTGCACCTCACAAATCTCCCGCTGCACCGCCGCCGCAGCGGTCGGCATCGGCGACCGGGAGTTTCGTAAGGGACACGAAATCCGTCATGCGGCTTGGTCTCCGCCGGGAGGTTTCCCCTTCCGGCGGATTTGATCGGCACGGCGATCGTGCCTTAGTGTCAGGCAGGTCGGTCGCGTCGCTCGAGAGCCGCGCGGCCACCGGGAGGTCGAACGGATCGGGGGATCTGGCATGAAGACGAACGAGCGCGACAGCTACCGGGCCGAATACGCCGCGACGGCGGGCCAGCAGGCGGCCTTCTTCCGCGAGCAGGCCGAGCGCCACCGCCAACAGGCCGAGCAGGCGCGGGTCTTCGCCGAGTTGAGCCCGGGCGAGGAGAGCCTGGAACAGAGCCGGCGGGCCGAGCGGCTCGAAACCCTGGGGCGCCACGACGACACGATGGCGGACGCCTTCGAGGCCCGCGCCCGCCGCAGCTGACGCGAGGGCGCAGCCCGCGCCGACGCTCCTGCGACCGGCCGCGTTCGCGCACGCGATGTCCCATGCTCGGCCGTCGATGCAATGGGCCGAGGATGGGTAGCCAAGGGCCCGGCTTGGCCGCGGATTGGCCGGCGCGGCAAAACTTCGCTCAGCGCCTGCCGATTATTTGGGCAACCGCCGGCGGCGCGGAGCCTTACCCTGTGTTGTGGTCGAGGGCATCGGCCCATCGACGGCATCAGGGAGCCAGCAGCGTCATGAGGATTCGGACCGGGTACGCGATCGCCTTCGATTCCCCGGCACCGACGCCGATGCTGCTGATGCTCAGCGTGCATCCCTCGCGGCTCGGCGACTGCATAACGCCGCCGACGATGCGCTTCGACCCGCCGATCCCGGCGCGCGACTATGCCGACCGCTACGGCAATACCTGCACCCGCATCGTCGCACCGCCGGGACGGCTGACCGTCTCCGCCGATTTCCTGATCCAGGATAGCGGCCGGCCGGACGATTATGCGCCGGACGCCGTGCAGCACCCTGTGCAGGACCTGCCCGACGAGGTGATGGTCTACCTGCTCGGCAGCCGCTATTGCGACACCGACAAGCTGTCGAACACCGCCTGGCAGCTCTTCGGCCATACGCCGGAGGGCTGGGCCCGGGTCCAGGCCATCGTGACTTACGTCCACAACCACATCCGCTTCGACTACCAGCGCGCCGACGCCACCCGCTCGGCCCTCGACGGCTTCAACCAGCGCGAGGGCGTGTGCCGCGACTTCGCGCACCTCGCCGTCACCTTCTGCCGCTGCATGAACATCCCGGCGCGCTACTGCACCGGCTATCTCGGCGATATCGGCGTGCCGGCCGTGCCCGACCCGATGGATTTCTCGGCCTGGTTCGAGGTCTATCTGGGTGGGCGCTGGTACACGTTCGACGCGCGCCACAACAAGCCGCGGATCGGCCGCATCCTCATGGCGCGGGGGCGCGATGCCACCGACGTCGCCATCTCGACCAATTTCGGCCCCTCGCTGCTCGCCGGCTTCCAGGTTCATACCGACGAGGTCGCGTGAGCGCCCGGCCCTGTCCGTCGGATGCAACGCGATCGGTCAACCACTCGTGAACCGCTCCACCGGACTCGGTACTCCACCTTCGCGATAAGCGTCGCTTTAACCGGGAACCACTGAGCCGGGACAGCATTGTACAGCAAAGGTAACTGCTGAGGTAAGGCTCCGGCCATGAAGATCTTCGCTACTGCCCTGGCGGGCGCCCTGAGCGTGTGCGTTCTTGCCTCCGCGCCGGCCAAGGCCGCCCCCTACGATCCCTTCGACGCCAATCCCGGCGAGGATTACTACGCCAGCCAGCCCTACGGTGCGCCGGGCGCCCGGACGCAGGGCTATTATAGCCAGGGCCAGTACGGCCAAGGGCAAGCCGCCGGCAGCACCGACCAGGCGCAGGTCGCCCCGATCCCGCGCGAGCTGGTGCCCTTCAACGGCGC
This sequence is a window from Methylobacterium sp. SyP6R. Protein-coding genes within it:
- a CDS encoding transglutaminase-like domain-containing protein, coding for MRIRTGYAIAFDSPAPTPMLLMLSVHPSRLGDCITPPTMRFDPPIPARDYADRYGNTCTRIVAPPGRLTVSADFLIQDSGRPDDYAPDAVQHPVQDLPDEVMVYLLGSRYCDTDKLSNTAWQLFGHTPEGWARVQAIVTYVHNHIRFDYQRADATRSALDGFNQREGVCRDFAHLAVTFCRCMNIPARYCTGYLGDIGVPAVPDPMDFSAWFEVYLGGRWYTFDARHNKPRIGRILMARGRDATDVAISTNFGPSLLAGFQVHTDEVA